In Dolichospermum flos-aquae CCAP 1403/13F, the following proteins share a genomic window:
- a CDS encoding element excision factor XisI family protein — protein MDTIESYRYIIQSLLTDYAAIPIANGSINCYTVFEPKQDHYPGLAHLKPY, from the coding sequence ATGGATACCATAGAGTCTTATCGGTATATAATTCAGTCGTTGTTGACAGATTACGCTGCTATCCCCATCGCTAATGGGTCGATAAATTGCTACACTGTTTTTGAGCCGAAACAAGACCATTACCCAGGGTTAGCGCATCTCAAACCCTATTGA